In the genome of Conger conger chromosome 8, fConCon1.1, whole genome shotgun sequence, one region contains:
- the LOC133135814 gene encoding LOW QUALITY PROTEIN: CCR4-NOT transcription complex subunit 4-like (The sequence of the model RefSeq protein was modified relative to this genomic sequence to represent the inferred CDS: deleted 1 base in 1 codon), protein MSRTPEQKDDSMECPLCMEPLEIDDVHFFPCTCGYQICRFCWHRIRTDENGLCPACRKPYPEDPAVYEPLSPEELQRIKNEKKQKQNERKQKLTENRKHLGSVRVVQRNLVFVVGLSQRLADPEVLKRPEYFGKFGKIHKVVINNSTSYAGSQGPSASAYVTYLRSEDALRAIQCVNNVVVDGRTLKASLGTTKYCSYFLKSMQCPKPDCMYLHELGDEAASFTKEEMQAAKHQEYEQKLLQELYKMNPAFLQTASAGGDKAKGKSCSSQRPNSNSKEAWPSLLTGKTANGLCPDHRKSPPLLDGSSDSDHLTPDGPESDLGPFSTTCDLSSPSDRPPESLSIGNGETLPQMADSPPPSSPPGLAAPSLGVPLGLGVPLGLADLTARSPFEGAASESQSLFSDNSNFRHPNPLPSGLAPFPSAPQGHPDWPTAPEPQSLFTSDSIPVSSSTDWQAAFGFGSSQQTEDDLGFDPFDVTRQALADLIEKELTVQDPGLGLHHGPPLNGPMNGPRPKPGPALFPPGPAPPQRMTQLQHRALFGSLSFPAHPHAHAHGHGHAHPHAQARPPWAATPLLHLNHMTHGHASSASGFLELSLPPHHSTGLGGIPITESSSSAESINVKEWQDGLRALLPNININFGGLPNSSSSSSSSSSSSSVNHAGAPGPPGALSHSLSWDSTASWMDPAIITGIPASSANSLDSLHEDSNPPHWLKSLQALTEMEAPGAAGPPPGHPHAHAHPHTHIPPPLHRPSWAPYAQPPPASVSHFHSPPPGFQPAFRAPGHVPPAPTDLLQSAAMERH, encoded by the exons ATGTCCCGGACCCCGGAGCAGAAGGACGACTCCATGGAGTGCCCCCTGTGCATGGAGCCGCTGGAGATCGACGATGTGCACTTCTTCCCCTGCACCTGCGGCTACCAGATCTGCCGCTTCTGCTGGCACCGCATCCGCACCGACGAGAACGGGCTCTGCCCCGCCTGCAGGAAG cCCTACCCAGAAGACCCGGCGGTGTACGAGCCCCTGTCCCCAGAGGAGCTGCAGCGGATAAAGAACgagaagaagcagaaacagAATGAGCGCAAGCAGAAGCTGACGGAGAACAGGAAGCACCTGGGCAGCGTGCGCGTGGTGCAGAGGAACCTGGTGTTCGTGGTGGGGCTGTCCCAGAGACTGGCCGACCCAGAG GTTCTGAAGAGGCCGGAGTACTTCGGGAAGTTTGGGAAGATCCATAAAGTTGTCATCAACAACAGCACTTCATACGCGGGCTCGCAG GGTCCCAGCGCCAGTGCCTATGTCACCTACCTTCGGTCAGAGGACGCGCTCCGAGCCATACAGTGTGTCAACAACGTGGTGGTGGACGGCAGGACACTAAAG GCTTCTTTAGGAACAACAAAATACTGCAGCTACTTCCTGAAGAGCATGCAGTGCCCCAAACCCGACTGCATGTACCTGCACGAGCTGGGCGACGAGGCAGCCAGCTTCACCAAGGAGGAGATGCAG GCCGCAAAGCACCAGGAGTATGAGCAGAAGCTGCTGCAGGAGCTCTACAAGATGAACCCCGCCTTCCTGCAGACTGCGTCCGCGGGGGGCGACAAGGCCAAGGGCAAATCTTGCTCTTCACAGAG ACCCAACAGCAACAGTAAGGAGGCGTGGCCGTCGTTACTGACGGGTAAAACGGCCAATGGGCTGTGCCCGGACCACCGGAAGAGCCCCCCTCTGTTGGACGGCAGCTCGGACTCAGACCACCTGACTCCGGACGGACCCGAGTCGGACCTGGGGCCCTTCTCCACGACCTGCGACCTCTCCAG CCCCAGCGACAGACCCCCGGAGTCACTCAGTATAGGGAACGGGGAAACGTTACCACAG ATGGCGGACAGCCCGCCCCCTTCGTCCCCCCCTGGGCTGGCCGCCCCCAGCCTGGGGGTCCCGCTGGGCCTGGGGGTCCCGCTGGGGCTGGCTGACCTCACGGCCCGCTCCCCCTTCGAGGGGGCCGCGTCCGAATCGCAGTCGCTCTTCTCCGACAACAGCAACTTCCGGCACCCCAACCCCCTGCCCAGCGGCCTGGCGCCCTTCCCCTCCGCCCCCCAGGGCCACCCCGACTGGCCCACCGCCCCCGAGCCCCAGAGCCTGTTCACCTCCG acTCGATCCCGGTCTCGTCCTCCACCGACTGGCAGGCTGCGTTTGGGTTCGGGTCGTCCCAGCAGACGGAGGACGATCTCGGGTTCGACCCGTTTGACGTGACGCGTCAGGCGCTGGCAGACCTGATCGAGAAGGAGCTGACGGTGCAGGACCCGGGCCTGGGGCTCCACCACGGGCCCCCGCTCAACGGGCCAATGAACGGGCCCCGCCCCAAGCCCGGCCCCGCCCTCTTCCCGccgggccccgcccccccgcagCGGATGACCCAGCTGCAGCACCGCGCCCTGTTCGGCTCGCTCAGCTTCCCCGCCCACCCGCACGCCCACGCCCACGGCCACGGCCACGCCCACCCGCACGCCCAGGCCCGC CCCCCCTGGGCCGCCACGCCCCTCCTGCACCTCAACCACATGACCCACGGCCACGCCTCCTCCGCCAGCGGCTTCCTGGAGCTCAGCCTCCCGCCCCACCACAGCACTGGGCTGGGGGGCATTCCCATCACAG aaagCAGCTCTTCAGCAGAGAGTATAAATGTGAAAGAATGGCAGGATGGCCTCAGAGCGCTCTTGcccaacatcaacatcaacttCGGCGGTTTGCccaactcctcctcctcctcctcgtcctcgtcctcctcctccagtgTGAACCACgccggggccccggggcccccaggggccctCTCGCACAGCCTGAGCTGGGACAGCACGGCCAGCTGGATGGACCCTGCCATCATCACAG GTATCCCAGCATCCTCAGCCAACAGCCTGGACTCCCTGCACGAGGACTCCAACCCGCCGCACTGGCTGAAGTCGCTGCAGGCCCTGACGGAGATGGAGGCGCCGGGGGCCGCAGGGCCCCCCCCGGGGCACCCCCACGCCCACGCCCACCCCCACACGCACATCCCCCCGCCCCTGCACAGACCCAGCTGGGCGCCCTACGCCCAGCCCCCGCCCGCCTCCGTCAGCCACTTCCACTCCCCCCCGCCAGGCTTCCAGCCCGCCTTCAGAGCCCCCGGTCAcgtgccccccgcccccacggACCTGCTACAGAGTGCCGCCATGGAGCGCCActag